From a region of the Lactuca sativa cultivar Salinas chromosome 4, Lsat_Salinas_v11, whole genome shotgun sequence genome:
- the LOC128133257 gene encoding 30S ribosomal protein S11, chloroplastic-like: MAKAIPKKGSRGRIGSRKSTHKIPKGVIHIQASFNNTIVTVTDVRGRVVSWSSAGTSGFRGTKRGTPFAAQTAAGHAIRAVVDQGMQRAEVMIKGPGLRRDAALRAIRRSGILLTFVRDVTPMPHNGCRPPKKRCV, from the coding sequence ATGGCAAAAGCTATACCGAAAAAAGGTTCACGTGGACGTATTGGTTCACGTAAGAGTACACATAAAATACCAAAGGGGGTTATTCATATTCAAGCAAGTTTCAATAATACCATTGTGACTGTTACAGATGTACGGGGGCGAGTGGTTTCTTGGTCCTCTGCCGGTACTTCTGGCTTCCGAGGTACAAAAAGAGGGACGCCATTTGCTGCTCAAACCGCAGCAGGACATGCTATTCGTGCAGTAGTAGATCAAGGTATGCAACGAGCAGAAGTCATGATTAAAGGTCCCGGTCTCAGAAGAGACGCAGCATTACGAGCTATTCGCAGAAGTGGTATACTATTAACTTTCGTACGGGATGTAACCCCTATGCCACATAATGGCTGTAGACCCCCGAAAAAAAGATGTGTGTAG
- the LOC128133264 gene encoding photosystem I assembly protein Ycf4-like, producing the protein MSCRSEHIWIEPITGARKTSNFCWAVILFLGSLGFLLVGTSSYLGRNLISLFPSQEIVFFFPQGIVMSFYGIAGLFISSYLWCTISWNVGSGYDRFDRKDGIVCIFRWGFPGKNRRVFLQFLIKDIQSIRIEVKEGIYARRVLYMDIRGQGAIPLTRTDENFTPREMEQKAAELAYFLRVPIEVF; encoded by the coding sequence ATGAGTTGTCGATCAGAACATATATGGATAGAACCTATAACGGGGGCTCGAAAAACAAGTAATTTCTGCTGGGCTGTTATCCTTTTTTTAGGTTCATTAGGATTCTTGTTGGTTGGAACCTCGAGTTATCTTGGTAGAAATTTGATATCTTTATTTCCGTCTCaggaaatagtttttttttttccacaAGGAATTGTGATGTCTTTCTACGGAATCGCGGGTCTTTTTATTAGCTCCTATTTATGGTGCACAATTTCGTGGAATGTAGGTAGTGGTTATGATCGATTTGATAGAAAAGACGGAATAGTGTGTATCTTTCGTTGGGGATTTCCTGGAAAAAATCGTCGGGTCTTCCTCCAATTTCTTATAAAAGATATTCAGTCTATCAGAATAGAAGTGAAAGAAGGTATTTATGCTCGTCGTGTCCTTTATATGGATATCAGAGGCCAGGGAGCCATTCCATTGACTCGTACCGATGAGAATTTTACTCCACGGGAAATGGAACAAAAAGCTGCTGAATTGGCCTATTTCTTGCGTGTACCAATTGAAGTATTTTAA